The proteins below are encoded in one region of Triticum aestivum cultivar Chinese Spring chromosome 1B, IWGSC CS RefSeq v2.1, whole genome shotgun sequence:
- the LOC123147592 gene encoding uncharacterized protein isoform X1 — translation MIHGPCGNLNTKYPCMSEGKCTKFYPKDFCEQTTILENGFTQYARPNNGITVNKNGVDIDNRFVVPHNVDLVVKYQAHINVEKVNHDGMHKYLFKYVTKGFDSARTKIHSNSGSSNSSSETVNEIENYLECRCITPNEDGWRLLEYDIHYADPSVERLPVHLPFENNVIYSEDDDLEEVIENPRNMTTKLTAWLEANMQHPLAKQYTYIEFPEYFTWHSNSNGKYWDYRRGSRRIGRIAYVNPSQGDLHYLRLLLNIVKGPTSFPQIRTINGHEYPTFRVACEALGLLGDDEKWSNALKDASQWAMPYQLRQLFVTILLFCEVTNPRKLFDDHASKMSEDAAHQLSQNRGQASNPLADIYISSYLLNELDKLLRDAGYCLSHFNLPLPDDTANISRQNRLLLDELNYDVPAMIGTLHDNLSMLNNNQKDVFDAIYNSVMNAEGQTFFVYGYGGTGKTFLWTTLLNSIRSKGKIALAVASLGIASLLLPGGRTPHSRFKIPLDISQSSMCSIKKNTHLAELIQKTSLIVWDEAPVNNRYCFEALDRTLRDILSETRQNAENKQFGGITVVLGGDFRQTLPVIQNATKAQILRSCIVNSYLWRQCKLLQLTENMRLMSGNLSTSDREELSNFAEWLLRVGNGTEPIVSVPNDSSNSFIKIPESLLLSSDCRNLDGLISFVYDLGSEPANISSYLCQCAILAPTNEVVSDINTRMIAQLKMSEMSYYSSDLIDDSTANHSTLEALYPTEFLNTIPMPGLPDHKLHLKIGVPIMLLRNLDPSRGLCNGTRLIVTQLTNRVIEGEIITGKATGSKVYIPHIVTTSTHSRWPFKLRRRQFPVRLSYAMTINKGKP, via the coding sequence ATGATACACGGGCCCTGTGGTAATCTAAATACTAAATATCCCTGTATGTCTGAAGGAAAATGCACAAAATTCTATCCTAAAGATTTCTGTGAGCAAACAACTATATTGGAGAATGGTTTCACACAATATGCAAGGCCAAACAATGGAATAACTGTCAACAAAAATGGAGTTGACATTGATAACAGATTTGTTGTTCCTCACAATGTCGACTTGGTAGTTAAATATCAAGCTCACATAAATGTAGAGAAGGTTAATCATGATGGCATGCACAAATATCTTTTCAAGTATGTCACAAAAGGATTTGATTCTGCTAGAACTAAAATCCATTCAAATTCTGGATCATCCAATTCATCAAGTGAAACAGTCAATGAAATAGAAAATTATCTAGAATGTCGCTGTATTACACCAAATGAGGATGGTTGGCGCTTGCTAGAGTATGATATTCACTATGCAGACCCTTCCGTAGAAAGACTTCCAGTTCATCTTCCATTTGAGAATAATGTAATTTACTCAgaagatgatgaccttgaagaAGTGATTGAAAATCCAAGGAATATGACGACTAAGTTGACTGCATGGTTAGAAGCTAATATGCAACACCCTCTGGCTAAACAATATACCTACatagaatttcctgaatattttacATGGCACTCCAACTCAAATGGCAAATACTGGGATTATCGTCGTGGTTCTAGAAGAATTGGCAGAATTGCTTATGTCAACCCTTCCCAAGGGGACCTTCACTATCTACGTTTGTTGCTCAACATTGTCAAAGGTCCAACCTCCTTCCCTCAAATCAGAACTATAAATGGCCATGAATATCCTACATTTCGTGTTGCATGTGAGGCTTTAGGTCTCCTTGGTGATGATGAAAAATGGTCCAATGCCTTAAAAGATGCCTCTCAATGGGCCATGCCTTACCAGTTACGCCAACTGTTTGTCACAATTTTGCTCTTTTGTGAGGTAACAAATCCTAGAAAACTTTTTGATGACCACGCGTCAAAAATGTCTGAAGATGCAGCCCATCAATTGAGTCAGAACCGTGGTCAAGCTAGCAATCCCTTGGCCGATATATATATTTCATCTTATCTTTTGAATGAATTGGATAAATTGCTAAGAGATGCAGGATATTGTTTATCCCATTTTAATTTGCCGCTACCTGATGACACTGCTAATATTTCAAGACAAAATAGGCTACTACTAGATGAGCTCAATTATGATGTGCCTGCTATGATTGGCACTTTACATGACAACCTTTCAATGCTGAACAACAACCAGAAAGATGTTTTTGATGCTATTTACAATTCTGTGATGAATGCTGAAGGTCAAACATTTTTTGTTTATGGATATGGAGGAACTGGAAAAACTTTCTTATGGACTACTTTGCTTAATTCTATAAGAAGCAAGGGGAAAATTGCATTAGCAGTTGCATCATTGGGAATTGCTTCCCTACTGCTACCAGGGGGTCGAACCCCCCATTCCCGTTTTAAAATTCCTTTAGACATTTCTCAGAGTTCCATGTGTAGTATAAAGAAAAATACACACTTAGCAGAACTTATCCAAAAAACTTCTCTTATTGTATGGGATGAGGCCCCTGTTAATAATAGATATTGTTTTGAAGCATTGGATCGTACACTTAGAGATATATTATCAGAAACAAGGCAAAATGCAGAAAATAAGCAATTTGGTGGTATAACTGTTGTGCTTGGTGGAGATTTTCGACAAACACTTCCAGTAATACAAAATGCAACAAAAGCCCAAATTCTAAGGTCATGCATTGTTAATTCTTATTTATGGAGACAATGTAAGCTTCTCCAGTTAACTGAAAATATGAGGCTGATGTCAGGAAATCTCTCCACCTCAGACAGAGAGGAGCTAAGTAATTTTGCTGAATGGCTTCTTAGGGTGGGCAATGGAACAGAACCTATTGTTTCTGTCCCAAATGATTCCAGTAACTCATTTATAAAGATTCCAGAGTCTTTGCTTCTGTCATCAGATTGTAGGAACCTTGATGGATTGATATCATTTGTCTATGACTTAGGTTCTGAGCCAGCAAATATTTCATCATATTTGTGTCAATGTGCAATTTTAGCACCTACAAATGAGGTGGTTTCAGATATAAATACCAGAATGATTGCTCAGCTAAAAATGTCTGAAATGTCTTACTATAGTTCTGATTTAATTGACGATAGCACTGCTAATCATTCCACTCTTGAAGCATTATACCCAACAGAGTTTCTAAACACAATTCCGATGCCCGGACTTCCTGACCATAAGTTGCACTTGAAGATTGGTGTTCCAATTATGCTTTTGCGCaatcttgatccatcaaggggactTTGTAATGGTACTAGGCTGATTGTCACCCAATTGACAAATCGTGTGATTGAAGGTGAAATCATAACAGGGAAGGCTACAGGTTCAAAAGTATATATCCCACACATTGTCACAACATCAACTCACTCAAGGTGGCCCTTCAAATTGAGACGGCGCCAGTTCCCCGTGCGCCTTTCGTATGCAATGACCATAAACAAGGGCAAACCTTAA